TCCCAGCGCGATGGCGCTGGCTATCAGGTTAGCAGCCCACAGTCGTCGTCGAAACGGCCGGCACACTAGAATTCCTATTGGGGTCTTCGCTGCTCGTTGAATGACATTTGCCATTGACCCCAAATCGATGCTCCAATTTGAGGAGTGCGTGTTGCCAAAGGGCTGCCACCCGTCGTCGCGCGTCAAGCTGGATATCCAGAGGCAGATCTGCCCAGCCGGCGTGCATCACTGAGATGCCCAGTCCATCACGCCTTGCCACGATCTCGACTGTAGCTTCTGTCTGCTGACCAGACCACTCAGCCTCTTGGAAGATGGCCTGAACTGGCTCATCATCACGGCCGGGCATTAGAAGCACTGGATTAGAGTGCGGAAACGCATCACGCCACCAAGAAATGTCTCGCAAGGTGCGAACTATTAAGAGCTTGTCGCACTGCACCACGGCCCCAATGCAGATATCCGGGCTCCATCGGTATCGACTGTTTTCGCCAGTTGTTATCCTCCGCTCAAGCCGCGAGAGAAAGTCGCGCCAACCCTCGCGCAATTCTTTTGCTGCCCGTGGCGTGTATTCTCCACGGTCCAACACTGTGACTTCGGTCTTGTCTTCGAGAGGACAGAGGAACAGGGAAATGTCGCTCTGTCCTCCTAAACCCATGAATTTCCATACAAGTCGAATGAAGGTGGGTTCTTCGAGCTCCAGTGTCGTGCCAGCGAAGTAGTCCCCGTCTCCAAAAGCGAATTGCACAGGCTCCTTCAATCTGATTTGATCAGTGTCGGCGAACCACTCGGAAATGAGACGCGGGTCACTGAGGTACTTCCAACAGTGACCAGCGTCTCCAGGAACCATGACCTGCTGTATGACCGCCAACTTCTGAGTCATAATCTTATTGGCGGAAAGGGCGGTT
This is a stretch of genomic DNA from Terriglobia bacterium. It encodes these proteins:
- a CDS encoding SRPBCC domain-containing protein, with amino-acid sequence TALSANKIMTQKLAVIQQVMVPGDAGHCWKYLSDPRLISEWFADTDQIRLKEPVQFAFGDGDYFAGTTLELEEPTFIRLVWKFMGLGGQSDISLFLCPLEDKTEVTVLDRGEYTPRAAKELREGWRDFLSRLERRITTGENSRYRWSPDICIGAVVQCDKLLIVRTLRDISWWRDAFPHSNPVLLMPGRDDEPVQAIFQEAEWSGQQTEATVEIVARRDGLGISVMHAGWADLPLDIQLDARRRVAALWQHALLKLEHRFGVNGKCHSTSSEDPNRNSSVPAVSTTTVGC